Proteins encoded by one window of Gemmatimonadota bacterium:
- the tkt gene encoding transketolase, whose amino-acid sequence MTDKTPVELEKACIDAIRVLAMDAVQKADSGHPGTPMALAPLAYVLWTRHLRYNPTDPHWPNRDRFILSCGHASMLLYSVFYLTGYDLSLDDIRNFRQLHSKTPGHPEYGHTPGVETTTGPLGQGFSNAVGMAIAEAHTSAVFNRAQRIIDHYTYFIASDGDLMEGISNEAASFAGHNKLGRLIGFYDDNHITIEGNTDLTFSDDTRLRFEGYGWHVQFVGDVKNLDALDEAIKRAKAETERPSLIIMRTHIGYGSPNKQDTSAAHGSPLGVEEVKLTKENLGIPSQEPFYVDPDALAFWRRAGLAGADEQAAWNTLYDEWKAANPDLCAEFERRAHGLLKDGWEDLIPTFDAKTGNVATRSASGAVINAIAPKIPELIGGSADLASSTDTIVKGAPSFGPGSYEGRNFHFGIREHGMGGVMNGMALYGGIIPYGATFLIFSDYMRPPMRLACMMRQRLIYVYTHDSIGLGEDGPTHQPIEQLSNLRAVPNMTVIRPADANETAEAWRAALKIGTPVCLILTRQKLPFIDRTRYAAASNVARGAYVLADIRGGDPEVVLMASGSEVSIILQAQDTLAQQGIRARAVSVPSMELFAKQDQAYRDSVLPPGIKRISIEASQPMSWYKWIGEGGVAIGLDHYGASAPYQELYKEFHLTPENVVNTAKSLLGK is encoded by the coding sequence ATGACAGACAAGACTCCAGTGGAACTCGAGAAGGCGTGCATCGATGCAATTCGCGTTCTCGCGATGGATGCAGTGCAGAAGGCGGACTCTGGCCACCCAGGGACGCCGATGGCGCTCGCACCGCTCGCGTACGTGTTATGGACGCGCCACTTGCGCTACAATCCGACCGATCCGCACTGGCCCAACCGTGACAGATTCATTCTGTCGTGCGGCCATGCATCGATGTTGCTGTACAGCGTCTTCTATCTCACTGGCTACGACCTGTCGCTCGACGACATCAGGAATTTTCGTCAGCTGCACAGCAAGACACCCGGACATCCCGAGTACGGACACACACCTGGCGTCGAAACGACGACCGGTCCGCTCGGACAGGGATTCAGCAATGCAGTCGGAATGGCGATCGCGGAAGCACACACGTCCGCTGTATTCAATCGCGCGCAACGGATCATCGATCACTACACGTATTTCATCGCGAGTGACGGTGATCTCATGGAAGGGATCTCGAACGAAGCCGCATCGTTCGCCGGCCACAACAAACTGGGTCGGTTGATCGGCTTCTACGATGACAATCACATAACGATCGAAGGCAACACCGATCTCACCTTCAGCGACGACACGCGGCTCCGTTTCGAAGGGTACGGCTGGCACGTGCAGTTCGTCGGCGACGTGAAGAATCTGGATGCGCTGGACGAGGCCATCAAACGCGCAAAGGCAGAGACCGAGCGTCCGTCGCTCATCATCATGCGCACGCACATCGGCTACGGCAGCCCGAACAAGCAGGACACCTCGGCCGCGCATGGATCTCCACTAGGCGTGGAGGAGGTCAAGCTCACCAAGGAGAACCTCGGGATTCCGTCGCAGGAGCCGTTCTATGTCGACCCCGACGCGCTCGCATTCTGGCGACGCGCGGGACTCGCAGGTGCGGACGAACAGGCTGCGTGGAACACGCTGTACGACGAGTGGAAGGCGGCGAACCCGGATCTGTGCGCTGAATTCGAGCGACGCGCACACGGTCTTCTCAAGGATGGCTGGGAAGATCTGATCCCGACGTTCGACGCGAAAACCGGAAACGTCGCAACGCGATCCGCATCCGGCGCAGTGATCAACGCGATCGCACCAAAGATCCCGGAGCTGATCGGAGGCTCGGCGGATCTCGCCAGCTCGACCGACACGATAGTGAAAGGCGCGCCGAGCTTCGGGCCGGGAAGTTACGAGGGACGCAACTTCCATTTCGGAATCCGCGAGCATGGAATGGGCGGTGTCATGAACGGGATGGCGCTCTACGGCGGCATAATCCCGTACGGCGCGACGTTCCTGATATTCAGCGACTACATGCGGCCGCCAATGCGACTCGCGTGCATGATGCGCCAGCGTCTCATCTACGTTTACACGCACGATTCGATCGGACTCGGTGAGGATGGCCCGACGCACCAGCCGATCGAGCAGTTGTCCAATCTGCGAGCGGTCCCGAACATGACCGTCATCCGCCCCGCCGATGCCAACGAGACGGCGGAAGCGTGGCGTGCAGCGCTCAAGATCGGAACACCGGTGTGTCTGATACTCACGCGACAGAAGTTGCCGTTCATCGACCGGACCAGGTACGCCGCTGCGAGCAATGTCGCGCGCGGTGCATACGTACTGGCCGACATTCGCGGTGGCGATCCGGAAGTCGTATTGATGGCGAGCGGATCCGAAGTATCGATCATTCTTCAAGCGCAGGACACGCTCGCGCAACAGGGGATTCGCGCACGCGCCGTGAGTGTGCCGAGCATGGAGCTGTTCGCGAAACAGGATCAGGCCTATCGCGACAGCGTGCTGCCACCCGGGATCAAGCGCATCTCGATCGAGGCGTCACAGCCGATGTCGTGGTACAAGTGGATCGGCGAGGGCGGCGTCGCCATCGGCCTCGACCATTATGGTGCATCAGCGCCGTATCAGGAGTTGTACAAGGAGTTTCACCTGACGCCGGAGAACGTCGTCAACACGGCGAAGTCGCTGCTCGGAAAGTGA
- a CDS encoding FAD-dependent oxidoreductase codes for MYSGSGATESLWMDTAEVLSFPPLGSDERAHVCIIGAGISGLTTAYLLTRAGKAVIVIDDGPVGSGDTGRTTAHISNALDDRYSNLATLFGDEGARHAADSHTAAIQRIEAIAELEGIDCDFERVDGFLFLHKEGKSELLTDELEASHQAGLTDTELVECAPLDAFDTGVALRFPRQAQFHALRYLNGLARAITRDGGRIYSGTKARSIEDGAPAKVITADGHTIIADDVVVATNSPVNDWMVMHTKQAAYRTYVVGLRVPSDAIPHMLLWDTADPYHYVRVHSADRPDADYEVLIVGGEDHKTGQAQDMEQRFARLERWARERFPMAQDVLYRWSGQVLEPVDSLAFIGKNPGADEHIYIITGDSGHGITHGTIGGILLTDLIMGVPNPWTDIYDPSRIALRAAPHFARENLNVAEQYSSWITPGDAGSADEIPNNSGAVIRRGMHKIAVYKDAFGKVNECSAVCTHLYCIVDWNDTEKTWDCPCHGSRFDPYGKVVNGPAIADLEPART; via the coding sequence ATGTACTCTGGTTCCGGCGCGACCGAATCTCTCTGGATGGACACGGCCGAAGTCCTCTCGTTCCCGCCGCTTGGGAGTGATGAACGCGCGCACGTTTGCATCATCGGCGCCGGCATTTCCGGTTTGACCACCGCGTATCTCCTCACGCGTGCCGGCAAGGCGGTGATCGTCATCGACGATGGCCCGGTAGGCAGTGGCGATACGGGGCGAACCACTGCACACATCTCCAATGCGCTCGACGATCGCTATTCCAATCTCGCCACACTCTTCGGTGATGAAGGGGCTCGACATGCCGCCGATTCGCATACGGCCGCGATCCAGCGGATCGAAGCCATCGCCGAGCTGGAAGGTATCGATTGCGATTTCGAGCGTGTGGACGGATTTCTCTTTCTCCACAAAGAAGGAAAGAGCGAGCTCCTCACGGACGAGCTGGAAGCCAGCCATCAGGCAGGTCTCACCGATACGGAGTTGGTCGAGTGCGCACCACTCGACGCATTCGACACTGGTGTCGCACTTCGGTTTCCACGTCAGGCGCAGTTTCATGCATTGCGATATCTGAACGGACTGGCACGCGCCATAACGCGCGATGGCGGCCGAATCTACTCGGGAACGAAAGCAAGAAGCATCGAGGATGGCGCGCCCGCGAAAGTGATTACCGCCGACGGCCACACCATCATTGCCGATGACGTCGTCGTCGCCACCAACTCGCCGGTGAACGACTGGATGGTCATGCACACCAAACAGGCCGCGTATCGCACGTACGTGGTGGGACTGCGCGTGCCGTCCGACGCAATCCCGCACATGCTTCTGTGGGATACCGCCGATCCGTATCATTATGTTCGCGTGCATTCCGCAGACAGGCCGGACGCTGATTACGAAGTGCTCATCGTAGGCGGAGAAGACCACAAGACCGGCCAGGCGCAGGACATGGAACAACGCTTTGCACGTCTCGAACGATGGGCGCGCGAGCGCTTTCCCATGGCGCAGGACGTCCTGTATCGCTGGTCGGGACAGGTTCTGGAGCCGGTGGATAGTCTTGCATTCATCGGAAAGAATCCCGGTGCCGACGAGCACATCTACATCATCACAGGCGATTCAGGGCACGGGATTACACACGGCACGATTGGCGGCATCCTTCTCACGGATCTGATCATGGGTGTCCCGAACCCGTGGACGGATATTTACGATCCGAGCCGCATAGCACTGCGCGCGGCGCCGCATTTCGCTCGCGAAAACCTGAATGTGGCGGAACAATATTCGAGCTGGATAACACCGGGCGACGCTGGGAGCGCCGACGAGATTCCCAACAACTCGGGTGCGGTCATACGTCGCGGCATGCACAAGATCGCGGTTTACAAGGATGCGTTCGGCAAGGTCAACGAATGTTCCGCAGTCTGCACACATCTTTACTGTATCGTCGATTGGAACGACACCGAAAAGACGTGGGACTGTCCCTGCCATGGTTCCCGCTTCGATCCGTATGGCAAGGTAGTGAACGGGCCTGCGATCGCGGACCTGGAGCCTGCGCGAACGTAA
- a CDS encoding DUF3006 domain-containing protein translates to MTDSNSPSPPAHGGSSSTWVIDQIENGVAAVEINGNHVVTMPIDVLPKGVNEGDVLRVTIAQDPAELARRLAKSAAQVAKGGTGGKGNITL, encoded by the coding sequence ATGACCGACTCGAACTCGCCTTCCCCGCCGGCGCACGGCGGATCCAGCAGCACCTGGGTCATCGACCAGATCGAGAACGGCGTAGCTGCCGTCGAAATCAACGGCAATCACGTTGTCACCATGCCGATCGACGTGTTGCCAAAGGGGGTAAACGAAGGCGACGTACTGCGCGTCACGATAGCACAGGATCCAGCGGAGCTGGCGCGACGCCTCGCGAAATCAGCTGCTCAGGTGGCGAAGGGCGGGACCGGCGGCAAGGGTAACATCACCCTCTAG
- a CDS encoding cyclase family protein encodes MSERRVIDISVMLSPDTPVWPGDTPFSCLWTWNMDEGSSVNVSAVTSSPHAGTHADTPLHVTRGAAGSESLAIAAFRGRVVVVDVTDLTADIEIEEIDRRTRGYAATTRLLLRTGRSIASGIFPESWPSLSVDCARNLVARGVVLVGMDCPSADDRESKTLDVHHELLDRGVCVLENLDLREAEPGEYVLDALPMKVAGLDAAPVRAVLEFTG; translated from the coding sequence GTGAGCGAGCGCCGGGTGATCGATATCTCGGTGATGTTGTCGCCCGACACACCAGTGTGGCCGGGCGACACGCCGTTTTCATGTCTCTGGACGTGGAACATGGACGAGGGATCGAGCGTGAACGTGAGCGCGGTGACATCGAGCCCGCACGCGGGGACGCACGCAGATACGCCGTTGCACGTAACGCGCGGTGCGGCGGGATCTGAATCGCTGGCGATCGCGGCTTTTCGGGGGCGGGTTGTCGTTGTGGACGTGACCGATCTCACCGCCGATATCGAGATCGAAGAGATCGATCGTCGCACGCGCGGATACGCTGCGACGACACGTCTGCTGCTCAGGACCGGACGGAGCATCGCGAGTGGCATATTCCCCGAGAGCTGGCCGAGTTTGTCGGTCGATTGTGCGCGGAACCTGGTAGCGCGTGGCGTGGTCCTCGTTGGTATGGACTGCCCGTCCGCGGACGATCGGGAGAGCAAGACGCTGGACGTGCACCACGAACTGCTGGACCGCGGCGTATGCGTGCTGGAGAATCTGGATCTGCGCGAGGCCGAGCCGGGCGAATATGTGCTCGACGCGCTGCCGATGAAGGTAGCGGGACTGGATGCGGCGCCGGTGCGGGCCGTGCTCGAGTTCACGGGGTAG
- a CDS encoding ring-cleaving dioxygenase, producing the protein MLAPSGIHHVTAIASDPQRNIDFYAGVLGLRLVKRTVNFDDPTTYHFYFGDEIGRPGTLLTFFPWPNARRGRQGAGQAAVTSFAIVPGSVGFWLERLLKHHVDFEQPSTRFDGERVIALKDPDGLMLELVSHQRAEQCEVPADADTDTQIPAEHRIRGVYAVTLWQDGQQHTADLLTTSLGFRLAREQGSIFRYTSDDSRPGSIVDLRIVPGLWPGVMGAGTVHHVAFRATDDRTQLNVREELEAGGYNVTPALDRDYFKSVYFREPGGVLFEIATDGPGFTVDEPAPLLGRALKLPAWLEPRRFEIEALLPNIHLPIDLPGPNA; encoded by the coding sequence ATGCTCGCTCCCTCAGGGATTCACCACGTAACGGCGATCGCCAGCGATCCACAGCGCAATATCGACTTCTACGCAGGAGTCCTTGGGCTCAGGCTGGTCAAGCGAACGGTAAACTTCGACGATCCGACCACATATCACTTCTATTTCGGTGATGAGATCGGACGCCCGGGGACGCTGCTGACCTTCTTTCCATGGCCGAATGCGCGCCGCGGACGTCAGGGCGCAGGCCAGGCAGCAGTGACATCGTTCGCGATCGTACCGGGATCCGTCGGATTCTGGCTCGAACGGTTGCTGAAGCACCATGTCGATTTCGAGCAGCCTTCCACGCGCTTCGACGGCGAGCGGGTCATCGCACTCAAGGATCCGGATGGATTGATGCTCGAGCTGGTATCGCATCAGCGCGCCGAGCAGTGTGAGGTTCCCGCGGATGCGGACACCGACACGCAGATCCCAGCGGAACATCGGATCCGGGGCGTTTACGCGGTCACGTTGTGGCAGGACGGTCAGCAGCACACGGCCGATCTGCTCACGACGTCGCTCGGATTCCGTCTCGCGCGTGAACAGGGAAGCATCTTCCGGTATACGTCGGACGACAGCAGACCGGGCTCGATTGTTGATCTCAGAATCGTTCCTGGACTGTGGCCCGGCGTGATGGGCGCCGGAACGGTGCATCATGTTGCGTTTCGCGCGACTGACGACCGGACGCAGCTGAATGTGCGCGAGGAGCTCGAAGCGGGCGGATACAACGTGACGCCGGCTCTCGATCGCGATTACTTCAAATCGGTTTATTTTCGCGAGCCTGGCGGCGTGCTCTTCGAAATCGCAACTGATGGACCCGGCTTCACTGTCGATGAGCCCGCGCCTCTACTCGGCCGCGCACTCAAACTGCCAGCGTGGCTCGAGCCGCGCCGGTTCGAGATCGAAGCGCTTCTTCCAAACATTCACCTGCCGATCGATCTTCCGGGACCGAACGCGTAG
- a CDS encoding MATE family efflux transporter: MPVPDDRSVILESHEEGVTPITITGEWEHARLVRQPLARTIMRLGLPAVASTLLMTLFFTVDLLWIGRFLGPVALAAATASVFWIWLIISIAELVSIGLTSLAARRHGERNPREAARVVGEAMVYSIVLGSAVALFGTLLLDHLFAVMNVEPAIAVLGRRYLGTYLLGAPLFFGFFAVDAGFRASGDTRTPLAILSVSIAVTMILDPILILGLGPAPKLGIEGAAIATAITRTLAFGLGVVVLHKRRMVSFGHVRRTTIAAITRVGLPTAMTGVVFSLIYIVLTRSIAPFGTAALAALGIGHRVESWLYTISLGFGAAVAAIVGQNIGAGEIRRAEHSGWITVGYVMVPAVILSILELTIAPDFAGIFTNDPATQMIGAEYLRISALSNMFLGAEIVLEAALGGSGTTLPPMLTSTTLTALRVPLAIWAAARFGIVGVWWVIVLTAAARGLAMALIWKSGVWKRRAAFA; encoded by the coding sequence ATGCCCGTGCCCGACGACCGTTCGGTAATCCTCGAATCGCACGAAGAAGGCGTCACTCCGATCACCATCACCGGCGAGTGGGAGCACGCCCGTCTCGTTCGCCAGCCGCTCGCGCGCACGATCATGCGCCTGGGACTGCCAGCGGTGGCGTCCACGCTCCTCATGACGCTGTTCTTCACGGTCGATCTGCTCTGGATCGGCCGCTTTCTGGGCCCCGTCGCGCTCGCCGCCGCGACCGCGAGCGTATTCTGGATCTGGCTCATCATCTCGATCGCCGAGCTGGTGAGCATCGGTCTCACATCACTCGCAGCCCGGCGGCACGGCGAGCGCAATCCTCGAGAGGCGGCGCGCGTCGTGGGTGAGGCGATGGTGTATTCGATCGTACTCGGTTCCGCTGTCGCGCTCTTCGGGACGCTGCTGCTGGATCATCTGTTCGCGGTGATGAACGTCGAGCCGGCGATCGCGGTCCTCGGGCGCCGCTATCTGGGCACGTATCTGCTCGGCGCCCCGCTATTCTTTGGCTTCTTCGCAGTCGACGCGGGATTTCGTGCAAGCGGCGACACGCGAACTCCGCTTGCCATCCTCAGTGTGTCGATCGCGGTAACGATGATCCTCGATCCGATTCTGATACTCGGTCTCGGACCCGCGCCAAAGCTCGGGATCGAAGGCGCCGCCATCGCGACGGCGATAACACGCACACTGGCATTCGGGTTGGGTGTCGTTGTTCTGCACAAACGCCGCATGGTCAGCTTCGGACACGTCCGCCGCACAACGATCGCTGCGATCACACGCGTGGGTCTCCCCACAGCGATGACGGGCGTTGTATTCTCGCTCATCTACATAGTGCTGACACGCAGCATCGCACCATTCGGAACCGCAGCGCTGGCCGCGCTCGGAATCGGTCATCGCGTCGAGAGCTGGCTTTACACCATCAGCCTCGGCTTCGGCGCTGCCGTGGCGGCGATCGTGGGTCAGAACATCGGCGCAGGCGAAATCAGGAGAGCGGAGCACAGCGGCTGGATCACCGTCGGATACGTAATGGTGCCCGCTGTGATACTCAGCATACTGGAGCTCACCATCGCACCCGACTTTGCAGGGATCTTCACGAATGATCCGGCGACGCAGATGATTGGTGCCGAATACCTGCGAATAAGCGCGTTGTCGAACATGTTCCTCGGCGCCGAGATAGTATTGGAAGCGGCGCTGGGCGGGTCGGGCACCACGCTCCCGCCGATGCTTACCTCGACCACGTTGACAGCACTGCGAGTTCCGCTCGCGATCTGGGCTGCGGCACGGTTCGGAATCGTCGGTGTGTGGTGGGTGATCGTGCTGACAGCCGCTGCGCGCGGTCTTGCGATGGCGCTTATCTGGAAGAGCGGGGTATGGAAACGGCGCGCGGCGTTCGCGTGA
- a CDS encoding MBL fold metallo-hydrolase, whose product MRRILIATAALALLGIIAYGMFGMGGSSGAGGMIQRNASVNDPPAPAITVRDLDVGQGDATYIHNGDSRVLIDGGPDARRMGFLLDSLGLNNRTIDVVILTHQHSDHYTGLLPLFDSRRHIRIRYFFEDKDPSAASTLARLRDSVISRVQSDSLQYRSTDDPCGDGEAMCTITLRGGATMHIMRPLAAPAKPNNRSVAVKLVGADSASFTMWIAGDAEHAAIAHFEAAGYAVNPGMKVDVLKADHHGSCNGVTPRYLELTQPTWAVASLGAVNDYGHMHQQAKAEYRNAGVQWYRTDQNGTVTIQSPGVPGGGYTITPSRPGKDLNGPSDRRASARGCAGSES is encoded by the coding sequence ATGCGCCGAATCCTCATTGCCACCGCAGCACTCGCCTTGCTCGGCATCATCGCGTACGGCATGTTCGGGATGGGCGGTAGCAGTGGCGCTGGCGGGATGATTCAGCGCAACGCCAGTGTGAACGATCCGCCCGCTCCCGCGATAACGGTGCGCGATCTCGATGTCGGGCAGGGCGATGCGACGTACATCCACAACGGGGACAGCCGCGTCCTGATCGACGGCGGTCCCGATGCTCGCCGGATGGGGTTTCTGCTCGATTCGCTCGGGTTGAACAACAGGACCATCGACGTCGTGATCCTCACCCATCAACACTCCGATCACTACACCGGGCTGCTTCCGCTATTCGATTCGCGCCGTCACATAAGGATCCGGTACTTCTTCGAGGATAAGGACCCTTCCGCCGCTTCCACCCTCGCGCGGCTGCGCGACTCGGTCATCTCGCGGGTTCAGTCTGACAGCCTGCAGTATCGAAGCACGGATGACCCGTGCGGCGACGGCGAGGCGATGTGCACGATCACTCTGCGCGGCGGTGCGACGATGCACATCATGCGACCACTGGCAGCGCCCGCCAAACCGAACAACCGCTCCGTCGCCGTGAAGCTCGTCGGTGCGGATTCGGCATCCTTTACGATGTGGATTGCAGGCGACGCCGAACACGCCGCGATCGCGCACTTCGAGGCGGCGGGCTACGCGGTGAACCCCGGCATGAAGGTCGATGTCCTGAAGGCCGACCATCATGGCAGCTGCAACGGCGTGACGCCACGCTATCTGGAGCTTACTCAGCCGACCTGGGCGGTGGCGTCACTTGGTGCGGTAAACGATTACGGTCACATGCATCAGCAGGCGAAGGCGGAATACCGCAATGCTGGAGTGCAGTGGTATCGCACCGATCAGAACGGCACGGTCACGATACAATCGCCAGGTGTGCCGGGAGGCGGCTACACCATCACACCTTCTCGGCCGGGCAAGGACCTGAACGGGCCGAGCGATCGCAGGGCAAGCGCGCGGGGATGCGCTGGAAGCGAAAGTTGA